GCTATTTCTTAAATAATAAATCGCAATACTTTTTAACGCTCTCTTACTCTGCCCTACTTTATGGCTCAAGCATAGACAAGGATCAATTATAGCGATAGAATGATAGTGGGCTTTAAACTTCATTATCGTTTAAGTCTCATGTTTGAACCGATAATTTAAAGACCGGGAGCCGCCTCTGAATCCAGCTGTCGTACCGCCCTGAGCGGAGGGCAAAAGGATTTAATTGATAGATGGCTATTGCTGTCGATCTGTGGCACCCACTTAGCGTTCCGGGTTCAAGACTCGGAACTTAGCGGTAATGAAGAAAAGCCCACTTCTTAAGTGTTTCAATCTCGCAATGTGTCATGTCTTTTGTGCACTATCTGACTTTTGCGTTCTGCACTTGTTATTCTTTAAATATTCTCATAAGAAAGTGCCTATGAATGGACTTACACTGTTACAATTATATCGCAACATGTTGCTAATCCGTCGCTTTGAAGAGGCGGCTGAAAAGGCATATACGGAAAGAAAGATAGGTGGTTTCTTGCATCTGTACATTGGCCAAGAGGCTGTAGGAACAGGTGTAATAGCTAAGTTAGAATCACACGATCACGTGATTAGTGCGTATAGATCTCATGCTCACTATCTCCTGCGTGGCGGAACTGCCCGAGAAGGCATGGCCGAGCTGCTCGGCAAGCAAACTGGTTGTTCTGGAGGAAGAGGTGGCTCCATGCATTTCTTTGCCGCCGACAAGAATTTTCACGGGGGACATGGAATTGTAGGAGCGCATGTGCCAGTTGCTACTGGGCTAGCCTTTGCGACAAAATACAGAGGAGAAGATGCGGTCACGGTGTGTTTTTTGGGAGACGGCGCAGTCAGCATAGGGCCATTTCACGAGGGATTGTGCTTAGCCGCATTGTGGAAACTACCGGTATTATTTGTCGTTGAAAATAACCTTTACGCCATGGGCACTCCGCTATCGCGAACGCTTGTCACTGAAGATGCGTCTATTCGCGCATTGGGTTACCCTATGGCGCGAGCAACCGTAGAAGGCACAGACGTAGTTGAATGTTACAACTCT
This region of Deltaproteobacteria bacterium genomic DNA includes:
- the pdhA gene encoding pyruvate dehydrogenase (acetyl-transferring) E1 component subunit alpha — translated: MNGLTLLQLYRNMLLIRRFEEAAEKAYTERKIGGFLHLYIGQEAVGTGVIAKLESHDHVISAYRSHAHYLLRGGTAREGMAELLGKQTGCSGGRGGSMHFFAADKNFHGGHGIVGAHVPVATGLAFATKYRGEDAVTVCFLGDGAVSIGPFHEGLCLAALWKLPVLFVVENNLYAMGTPLSRTLVTEDASIRALGYPMARATVEGTDVVECYNSAAQAIDYVRSESQPFLLEFKTYRYKGHSMADPAKYRTKEELNTWKQRDPINIAQVRVRSNFPELTAKLSDIEQSVDDEILDAVKFAEESPEPPLEEVGYYTYV